The region GTCGTAGAGAGCCTGTACGTTCGGTGAATTGAAGTCTGCGCCGCGTTGACCAAAGACTGAGGCGAGGATAACGGCTGTCGTGTATCGCTGAATGTGTTCGTAGTACCGGTCTGGGGAACGGATTAGGTCGAATGCCGTCTGGGTGGCCTCGGCTTCttggatggggaggacgCCGGCGAGTTCGCGCGGGGTGAAGAGGCCCTGGGCTGCTTTGCGCAGGGCTTTCCAGCCGTCGCCGTATggggcgaagaggatatgggTGTGGTTCTTGCAGATGAGCTCGTTGGCGATGTAGTTGTCTGGGCGGGAGGAGTAGATGTGGCCGCGTTTCTCGAGGAGTCTTGGACGGAATGATGAGCCAAGAATAATTTTTATATTTGATTTATTTGATTTTATCAATGAATAATGAATTACTATACTCACTCTTGAACGTCTTTCCAGTTATTAAGGACCACGACGTTTGTTGGGCCGAATTTGAGTCCGATTATGGGACCGTACTTCTTTGTCCATTGGTGGAAACTGTGTATATGCCGTTAGCCGCAGGCCAGACTTCAAGTAGAAGAGAGCTGACGAACAGTAAGAATGCCTTCGACGGAGGAATCAGATTCAGATTTCCTATCAATGGCAGTGGCTTTGGTCCTGGGGGGAAGTTCTTCGGTCGCAAGCTGGCCCAGGTATACGGAGCGAGTGCTACGACCAATGATGTGACAATGGCCACAAGTAACGAGACAAGCAGGATCCAGAGGTCGTTGCCCAGTGAGAGACCCATGATTACGATTGGAGCTCTGTTatgggagaggaggagccgCCGGCACCAAGGAAACAGGTACAGTTTATATGCCAGACTCACTAATCTTTGGTGATTAACCCAAGTCTCCAACAAAGTCAATTGGTTCAATAATGTTATACCGAGAGCGAAATTACACTCCACTGCGCAGCATAGCCATAAATCCAGTGCGTACTAATGATATATAGACAGGGGTGAATGCCAATGAGAAAGTGCCAGGCACGGCCCGCCCGATAGTAGTCGGTGGAGAATCAATCCGAACGATTCCTTAGTCGATACGCACGTATTCCGACTGGATCAGACCATAATATGCCTATATCAGGCCCATTATAGGTTGCGGGGCCGAAAATAGAGGTCGGTTAGAATCCGATTATGCCTGCAGGCTTCAGGGTCCTTGGTTCTTAGCGGGAAATTTTCTCCCGTTCAGATATCCCCTGCTATCCCATCACTTGCAGGCCCATGTGTTCGATCAAAGATTGGGCAGCGCTGCCACCATGACTTTGAATGCGGCTCAGAAGACGAATCTCAGCGTGACATGGATCCTAGGAGGAATTGCCACCATTACAGTCTTCACCCGGATGTACGTGCGGTTCTTCCAGCAACGAACTCCAGGATGGGATGACTATGTGATGATTCTCTGCTGGGTATGCCACCCAGCCGGTCGAACGAACGAGCTACATCAGAAGAAATGAAAAATGAACTGACTCTGCAAGTGCCTAGCAATAACCTCAGCCTCTCTCGCCTCCACCGCAATCCACTACGGCCTCGGAGTGGATCTCTACGGTATCCAATCCCCAGACGACAGAGTCAATGCGTTGAAATACCTCACTCTCGCGCCCAATCCAAGCATTCTCAGCGTTGCCTTCGGCAAACTATCGATTGTTCTGTTCTTCCACCGGCTGCTGGGCGTCTCAATGACAAGGACGCTCTCGACGATTCTATggatcctcctcttcatcacgGCAGGTCTTTCTATCTCGGCAGTAGTTGCCGTCCTCGCCTTCTGTACCCCAACCGAATCTATCTGGGATAAGACAATCCCTCCAAAACGCTGCATGGCACCAGAAACACAGTTGGGTATTGGCCTTGCCCAGGCTTGTACGTTAATATCCTTCTTTTCGAAAAGAAGGCCGGTCTGACCAAGGACAGCCTTTAATGCCTTTACCGATATAATCCTCGGTCTCCTCCCAGCGTACAGTCTTTATAACCTACAGATGCCCCTACGCCGCAAGATCGGTCTCATGCTGCTTTTTGGGGTTGGTGTGTTTGGATGTGTCATCACCAGTATTAAAGCGTGGCAGCTCCGGAACCTGACAGGGCATGATAATCTGACAAGTATTTATTTCCTGAATTGAACCTAGGTAAAACCATACTGACACGATGTGTCTAGAATCATGGTCTCCAATCACAATATGGAATACGTATATCCCCCTTTTATCCATTACAAATAAGACCAGGGCAGCTAACTCATTGTCACCATCTCGCCAACCTTTAGTGCTGAAGTAAGAGCAACCACATCCCAAATCCCGGGCGTACCATCCACTAACAAAGCTTCAGATGTTCGTCCTGATAACATGCGCTAACATACCCATGATCCGCTCGCTCTTCCGCCGTATCTTCGACATCCACTCCTCCGCCCCTGCCTCATACCCGCTCGATTCTACGCCGCGAAACAAATCACTCTCGGCAAGGACGAAGGATCGATACTTTTCTCTCGGAAATAGTCAGGGGAACACGCAGAGCAGTGTCTCTGCGGGCTGGGGAACCAGGCGCAATAGTGTCGATCGAATATACCCGTTGACACGGCAGGATAGTCCGCCTAATTCCGGCATTGATGGTGGAGGGGGGGAGACGGGGAGTCAAAAGGGTATTGTGAAGGGGACAGACTTTAGTGTTAGCTACAGTTAACAGACTATATATACAAATACTATATACACATAATATAGTCACTTATTCGTCTAATAGAATGTTTAAGGAGTCAGTTGCACCCTGATTACTCTGTACATCAAAGACATATACTTGACCCCATAGAGTCACATAGACATATAACCCCACCCACATTCAGCTACGTAGGTTCATCACTCAGCTCAGTTTTCGCATGCTGATATTGCTGCTATTTCTTGACTGCGTAGTCTGGGTAAGTTGCATTATGCCATTCCAACGGCAATTCTTCTCTTATTCCTGCCCGTAGCTAGTTCGCAATACGCACAGCATACGCAGAGCTACCACAGACTGGAGGCAGACTATCTTCTTCTTACCTGCTTTAGCACAGTTTACGTTCTGCACAGTAAGCACATATtgaacttcccactcagcaaaaagggaaagggctAACCCCCCTTGGAGACTTATGTTGACTAATATACTGGTTGTCGGCACACTTCAGGTACATGACCCCACTCCCCACACGAGATTCGGAGCCGAAAGGCTAACCATCTTTGGACAGCTAGcttctgactaatataccGCACGTGGATCCACTTCACTCTGCTCAGGCCAAGTCACTCCACCCGCTCTCAGACTCCCGTCAAACTCCAACTCACTGCCCGCAATCTACAATCTCGCATTTGAGGATGAAGCCCAATTAGCAAGGCAATATTACATATTTAACCTGTTTCTACAGTTCTTCCTACTTCACCTGCATCATCGTGCAATCGGGTCCCAAGAAGCCAATCCAGAAAAAGTATAACAGTCGCTTACAATGGTGCGGGCCGTGCTCGCTCTACTTGCAACTGCTTTTCAGGCTCGCTGAATTTCTGCAAGGGCTATTAGCCAACGCATTAAGTGTGCTAAGCCTGTGGCTCAGAGTGTCATTTTGCGCTTGTGGCCGTGTCGTGGGTATGGCGAGTTTGCAATGGCGGCTCACCCCATGTCGTCGGGAATCATGTACTAGATCGGTATTTCAAGTTTGGATGGCCTCTAGAAGGCAATGCTGTCTTCGCTATTGCACAGATTGCTCCCTTATATGCTATTGTTCAGCAACGGGGGAGAGTCACAGGTTTTGGTTTATCTGAAGGGAGGGAGACAAAACCCTTATTGGACAGTAGCTCTAAAAGACTATTTTATTTGAGTTTGACGTGGTTTATACACGCCTTAATCCTGTTCCTCATATACGACTTCGATTGGACCTAGAAGAGGCACGACCAGCTTCGGACGCTCATCAAGGCCAGTTGGATAAACCACTGTGCCCATGTTtccagaggagaaagaggcaaGGGTCGTTGCCAGATCTCTGGGACCCCCCAGCTCCACCATTCTATAACGCAACCCCTGTGCTGCAGCCGAAAAACATCGCCGTGAGCTGAATCTGGCGGAAAATCCCAAGGTTCTCCATCGTACGCATCAAGGGTACCTGTCCAGCTTTCGCCAGGCTGAAGACACACAAACAACCAATGCTGACCGCATTTAAACCCTCGAGGCAAATCCGTCAGGTACGCAGTCACGTTGCAGGGAAATATAGGCCTGCCAAGTTCCCATGTCGCCCCGTTCCGCAGTCTGTCTAGCTGGATGGATGACTCGTACTGTATGACGGTCCCAACATACAACATTATAGGCTCCGCGGGTGCATTGCCCAGCACACCGTGATAGGTGACTTTAATTTTCCCGTCATCAACCTCGAGAGTCACTGTTAAGATAGGGGCGCCAGACCTGCGGGACGGAATATGTTGATTAGCAACGATGAAATACCATGCGACAAGAGATTCAGGATAAAAGCACATGAGGAAAACTACCAAGTATAGGAAGCAAGAAACTATTCAACTCTGCAGATGGCTGGATCAAAGCCTGTCCCAGCCGGTTTTGGTTTTGATACGGGTCCTGTAATAGTCACTGAGGGGAGAGGGCAGTAAACCGGAAACGAGGTCCGGCAGGCAGGATAATCTTCGGCCCTGAAGGCAAGGCCTGACCCTGACTTTGGTGTTCTAGCTTTGTCCCCCAGGCCCAGTATGCAATTTCGCCCCCGGCCCACAGTATCTCGTACTGGCCACAATATTAAGCCGCGGTCCGTGCCTTTTTGGGAGAGTCCCGTACAGCGTAGTTTCGGCCGCCGGCCAGAGCTCAGGCACGTCTAAGCCGTCTATGGGAAATGGACTGGGAGAATCAGGCACTTGGCGAGGCGCTGGACCCTGCGACTCAGCCACCGGCGCTTCTTTCATCTCCCCATAACTGGCAGAACAGAGTCCCAGGATAAGATCCGAGGGCCTCCACTTGAAGATGCAGGGCCTATCCacgccgtcttcttcgcgttTGATTCTGAATATTATCGCGTTGGTCGGCCAGTGAGCAATTTGTGCGGATAAATTCTTCCACCCGGTCAAGGAGAGCGTAAGGCGGGGTGTTGTTTCTAACGCTGCTGGCTTAGGCTGCTGGCGCGGGGCAGAATCCATCCTGATATTTGGCACTTAGTTTCACTTCAGGTTTTTGGCTTTTCAGGGTTGAGTTATAGGGGATACCACTAGGATTATTTCCGCACTACTTCATAGGATCATAGGGGAAGAGCAAAAAGCCAAAGAGGGCTAGTATGAAATTGCGAAGAGCACCAGCATGGGCTTATCACATACTTAAAGCCTTTCCCGCTAGATGAGCCTGACCTGGCGCGCGCTTGTGTTAGCTTAGATGCGAGTAGTTTCGACACGTCATTGGTGTACAGTATGCATGTATGCTtaaaggggaaagggtagaaggagCTTTGTCGGCTAGACCTACGTAGCCTAAAAAACCGTATGCCTTTTAGACGATTTATCCTCTATACCTCTCTCAATCTCTTTAATAGATACTCGATACAATGCGGGGTCAAATCTCCAGAGGCTGAAGATCATGGTGAAAACGCTGTATCATGTGACATTCAAGGGCCCTAATCGCATACACGGTGTACGGGATGAGCTTCGCATAACATTTTCATGGAACTCAATGTTGAATATTGAGAAAGTGGAGTGATATACACTAAACTAGCATCTACTATCAAACCAATGCATTTGCCAGCTTTGACGCCGGCTCACAATAGGCATTCAAGTAGACCAAATAATTTATCTTTAACTTGATCGTCGGCGAACTGAAATTTGATGGTATTGGTAACATCTATACCTTGCTCTAGCCATCGATCTCGCATTAAGGATGTGCGAGCAACAGTCGCTGCCTGAGCGAAGGCCGCTAGGATGCGAGAGCGAAGAGAGAGCGAAGTTACCGCGATAGGGCCTTTTATCTCCTGTGCTGACTCTAGTCGTCGTTGTCCTGGGTTCCGTTATTAAGAAGAGCCCAGTTAGAGCAGCCCAAGTCCCATGTGCTCCAGCGAGGCGAAGGACATCGACGGGTCCCATTGAAATTCCGAGATACTGTCTTGGCTAGGTTGTAGGGGTGTCTCGAACAGCGTTGATGACAGAATATGGTCGCCGTAGGGTGATACTGCACCAGTTTCCCAGACCCCTGAGCTATTACCAAATGCCATATTCACGTTTGAGGAGGAACTGGGAGTTGAATGCTGCTGTTGtggttgctgttgttgcatATGAAACGATACCTCCGCGGCGTGTCCTGGCGCGGTCTCCATCGGTAGCGACTTGATATACTTGTTTAGTAGAGCCTGCAGTCCACGACCAATCCAGTGGGCGAGGTGGTATGCTGTACACTTGACGCCAAGGCAAAGGCTGATCACGGGTGCGATGGAGTTGATGACGGCGCCACTATCTATTGATATATGCTTTCCGTAAATCGTGGCGGTTTTGAGTAGGAACGAGCACGCGAATGCGATCATGGTATGGTAGTAGTGCGGTATATGAGCAAATGCCGCCACAATGTCTGGGTCGTTGACTGTGAGGTCGAGGACTGACTTTGCAGAGTTTATTGCTACGAGGGCCAGGGGTTGAAACTCGGCCGGGAGTGGATCCTGGACGGGGTCGCGTCCCAGGCCGCGAAAGACGTGTGAAGAGACGAGAAGCTTAGAGAATCGGTGGTGGAGCATGATTGCTTTGCTTGGGTATGCCCCTATGGTTGGATGGTCCTCTATTAAATGCCGTTAGTGCGCGCCTTTGGAGTCAATAACGATCAGGCAGCTTACGGCTGAGTCCCAACCAGTGGTTCACCCATTGATCGATCTGTTGGTTGAACGCATCCAACTGCGGTTTCAGCAGAATGGGCACTCGCCGCTTCGAGTCCTGGCCGAATGTCTCGGAGACTGACCGTAGAATCTGCAAGAGCGCTACCTGACTTAGAATTCGGATATCGGTGGGCTGTCGATTCACCGTTAGATAGAGCGGCCAGTTTTGAatcccttcatcttcccgCATGATGTAAGGACGGCCATAGAGGATCGCTAAATGCTGATCGCAGATATACAGTAAATACCATATCCGGACACTGTCGACGAGTCTTTTCGACCGCTCATCGAGCTGTTCCAGCGCCTGCTGGCTTTTGAGGCTATCGACGGCCGCAGTGAACGATTTATGGAGTTCCATCTCGACTGCACGGCGGATTGCGAGGCTTGAGATTGACCAGGATATATCGCTGAGCCAAAAGCACGCAATACAAAGACCTCGAAGGTCCTCCAGTGTCACTGTATGCGAGAAGAGGAAATCTGCCACCAGGGTGCGGAACTCTGCGTAGCAAAGACGAAACAGCTGCTCGCTGTCCGCGCTCTGCAACGCCTCCACGGTTAAAACGGCTGTTAAAAGGAGTGGCGACGCTTGTCGCATCTCCTGCAAGGTTTTGTACTCGCTCGCTATCCCGTAGAGATAATGATCTGTCTTTCGCAGGTAGCGGTTGACCAGCATTTCcgcatcatcaacatttATTACCTTGCGTGAGATCAAATCGGTCTGCGAGCGGGTGGCAGTGGCTGTATTGTCCGCTGCAGTTGCAAGACCCTGCGAGCGTAGACTGCGTAATCGTGTGATCTGGTAAAGCGACTGGATGGGAGGTTGGGTCGCCGTTGTCTCATCTCGGCTGGGTGCTTCGGGATGCTTATCTATAAGTTCTGTGCTAATGTCGACCGGCATCATATCTCCCTCTCGCACGGTTCTATCGCCTCCACGCAGCTCCGAGAGCACAGCGATCGAACGCAACGCTGGGAGGTCTGGGAGGTCCCCTGCTGCCCGGAGCTCATTTACTGCACCATGGAGCACTCCAAGATCGTCCAATAACGCATTCAATAGCCTTCTAGAGTTAGTTTTAATCTGTCCAATGCTGAAATATTCCGCCTGTTACATACCGATTTTCAGACGACGGCAGCGGATACGTTGGGCCCTTCTTGAACACACAGGAAAGATGCTTTCCTGAGCAGCGCTGGCATGGTGGCTTTCGGCCGAGAAGCACACAACGCACCTCTCAATGTTAGCTAACGACCTAGTTGGATGTAATAGATACCTTACCTTATGTTTCTGGCACTCTACGCAGGCCGTTGCCCGCTTTGATACCGGGGGAATCTGCTGGGTAGGGCTGGAGGTATCCATCTCAGGGAGGAGATCAGGAATCTTACAAGAAGCATAGAGAGTGCTATCGAAATACTTTACGGACCCACCCGGCACACATAGGGCTAGCGAACAGTTATAGCCTGGTGTAAACTTGAAGCAGGAGCCCGGATGTTCTCCGTAGCATTGTCGTCAGCGccgtttcgtttcgttttattatttaacgtcactcggcggatcacgtggcccacgtgatctgcggcctcccagggggcatctggacgtgctacctaaacagaactgcctaggaaccagctagatacaggtttgaagcagcaactatggacaatatatgttggaaatgagcggaagaagcatccggcgctaccctggccaggtcttcgagggcagatgcccgttttgactacctatagattgggggggaggggccgtaccctttttccaggtagatgtgtggactgtcgcattttcaagcgctccggcgggcccagttcgggcatatatccttgaaaaaggatgattcttgcacgatgcggctgaattcttcagccccggcagctgtacttaagagccaatctattgtttttgacgggccatcccttatacatctccatctatctttccagcttTTCCTGGTGTATggacagaagaagaaatgtactg is a window of Aspergillus nidulans FGSC A4 chromosome VI DNA encoding:
- a CDS encoding Zn(II)2Cys6 transcription factor (transcript_id=CADANIAT00010390), whose protein sequence is MDTSSPTQQIPPVSKRATACVECQKHKVRCVLLGRKPPCQRCSGKHLSCVFKKGPTYPLPSSENRRLLNALLDDLGVLHGAVNELRAAGDLPDLPALRSIAVLSELRGGDRTVREGDMMPVDISTELIDKHPEAPSRDETTATQPPIQSLYQITRLRSLRSQGLATAADNTATATRSQTDLISRKVINVDDAEMLVNRYLRKTDHYLYGIASEYKTLQEMRQASPLLLTAVLTVEALQSADSEQLFRLCYAEFRTLVADFLFSHTVTLEDLRGLCIACFWLSDISWSISSLAIRRAVEMELHKSFTAAVDSLKSQQALEQLDERSKRLVDSVRIWYLLYICDQHLAILYGRPYIMREDEGIQNWPLYLTVNRQPTDIRILSQVALLQILRSVSETFGQDSKRRVPILLKPQLDAFNQQIDQWVNHWLGLSQDHPTIGAYPSKAIMLHHRFSKLLVSSHVFRGLGRDPVQDPLPAEFQPLALVAINSAKSVLDLTVNDPDIVAAFAHIPHYYHTMIAFACSFLLKTATIYGKHISIDSGAVINSIAPVISLCLGVKCTAYHLAHWIGRGLQALLNKYIKSLPMETAPGHAAEVSFHMQQQQPQQQHSTPSSSSNVNMAFGNSSGVWETGAVSPYGDHILSSTLFETPLQPSQDSISEFQWDPSMSFASLEHMGLGLL
- a CDS encoding uncharacterized protein (transcript_id=CADANIAT00010389) is translated as MTLNAAQKTNLSVTWILGGIATITVFTRMYVRFFQQRTPGWDDYVMILCWCLAITSASLASTAIHYGLGVDLYGIQSPDDRVNALKYLTLAPNPSILSVAFGKLSIVLFFHRLLGVSMTRTLSTILWILLFITAGLSISAVVAVLAFCTPTESIWDKTIPPKRCMAPETQLGIGLAQASFNAFTDIILGLLPAYSLYNLQMPLRRKIGLMLLFGVESWSPITIWNTYIPLLSITNKTRAANSLSPSRQPLVLK